In Mercurialis annua linkage group LG6, ddMerAnnu1.2, whole genome shotgun sequence, the following are encoded in one genomic region:
- the LOC126686773 gene encoding sucrose transport protein SUC3 isoform X1 — protein MDTTSIKVPYRNLKKEVEVEMVGINCSSSSPNGARSTTTKHYSLITLILSCTIAAGVQFGWALQLSLLTPYIQTLGIQHAFSSFIWLCGPITGLVVQPCVGIWSDKCTSRFGRRRPFILAGSLMISLAVVIIGFSADIGYVLGDSKEHCSTFKGTRTRAAFVFVIGFWMLDLANNTVQGPARALLADFSGPDQRNSANAVFCSWMAVGNILGFSAGASGSWNRWFPFLTTRACCEACGNLKAAFLVAIVFLTLCTLVTLYFADEVPLPLDQHRHFLDSAPLLDDPQHIGLELSNSKSDMPVFSNTNGNSSTMGIEQDVNSKHANSFEDQNVSLGDGPGAVLVNLLTSLRHLPPGMHSVLVVMALTWLSWFPFFLFDTDWMGREVYHGDPKGNSGEVKLYDQGVREGAFGLLLNSVVLGISSFLIEPMCQKLGPRLVWALSNFIVFASMAVTAIISLISVGEYSGRIEHVIGGNAAIRIASLIVFALLGFPLAITYSVPFSVTAELTADSGGGQGLAIGVLNLAIVVPQMVISLGAGPWDALFGGGNIPAFVLASVCALAAGVFATLKLPDLSNSNFKSAGFHFG, from the exons ATGGATACGACGTCGATTAAGGTTCCGTACAGGAATCTGAAGAAGGAAGTGGAGGTAGAAATGGTTGGAATTAATTGCTCTTCATCGTCGCCTAATGGTGCGAGATCTACAACGACGAAACATTACAGCCTGATCACTCTGATTCTAAGCTGCACCATCGCCGCCGGCGTTCAATTCGGGTGGGCCTTACAGCTCTCTCTGCTCACTCCGTACATTCAGACGCTCGGCATACAGCACGctttttcttctttcatttGGCTTTGCGGTCCGATCACAGGTCTCGTG GTTCAACCTTGTGTTGGTATTTGGAGTGATAAATGCACTTCAAGATTCGGGAGAAGACGGCCGTTTATTCTTGCTGGCTCTCTCATGATTTCGCTTGCT GTCGTAATTATCGGATTTTCTGCAGACATTGGATACGTTTTAGGGGACTCGAAGGAGCATTGCAG TACATTTAAAGGGACTCGAACAAGAGCTgcgtttgtttttgttattgGCTTCTGGATGTTAGATCTTGCTAATAATACAGTGCAG GGACCAGCTCGTGCTCTTTTGGCTGATTTTTCAG GTCCTGATCAACGAAATTCAGCCAATGCTGTGTTTTGCTCGTGGATGGCTGTTGGAAACATTTTAGGATTTTCTGCAGGTGCTAGCGGGAGTTGGAAcag GTGGTTTCCGTTCTTGACGACTAGAGCCTGCTGTGAAGCTTGTGGAAACCTGAAAGCAGCATTTCTTGTTGCAATA GTTTTCCTGACTCTATGCACACTTGTGACTCTATATTTTGCGGATGAAGTTCCACTACCTCTAGATCAGCACCGCCATTTTTTAGATTCAGCTCCATTGTTGGATGATCCTCAGCATATTGGCCTTGAACTTTCAAATTCTAAGTCTGACATGCCTGTTTTTAGCAATACTAATGGCAATAGTAGCACTATGGGCATTGAACAAGATGTGAATTCAAAGCATGCCAACTCCTTTGAGGATCAAAACGTAAGTCTTGGTGATGGCCCTGGAGCAGTATTAGTTAATTTGTTGACTAGTTTAAGGCATTTACCACCAGGGATGCATTCAGTGCTAGTTGTGATGGCTCTTACATGG CTGTCTTGGTTCCCTTTCTTTCTGTTTGATACGGATTGGATGGGGAGAGAAGTTTATCATGGAGATCCAAAAGGGAATTCTGGTGAAGTGAAGCTGTATGATCAAGGTGTTAGAGAAGGTGCATTTGGTTTGCTATTGAATTCA GTGGTTCTTGGTATTAGTTCCTTCTTAATTGAACCAATGTGTCAGAAATTGGGACCAAGACTTGTATGGGCATTGAGCAATTTTATTGTATTTGCCTCCATGGCAGTCACGGCTATCATTAGTTTGATATCTGTTGGTGAATACTCTGGAAGAATTGAGCATGTGATTGGGGGCAATGCTGCAATAAGGATAGCTTCTTTGATTGTATTTGCTCTTCTTGGCTTCCCTCTTGCT ATTACGTATAGTGTACCATTTTCTGTCACAGCAGAGTTGACTGCTGATTCAGGCGGTGGCCAAG GATTGGCCATAGGGGTTCTAAATCTTGCAATTGTTGTTCCACAG
- the LOC126686776 gene encoding binding partner of ACD11 1: MDAEGYDVEVTGLSPKTTETDLYDFFSFSGSIHRVELVRSGDYACTAYVTFKNAYSQETAVLLSGATILDQRVCITRWGHYVDEFDMWNSPSARVEDETETTNDPGRSQYVPSAGEAVAMAQGVVKDMVAKGKYTLGKAKAFDESHQVTATAAAKVAELTERIGLADKIFAGMEAVKAVDQKYHVCDVTKSAVSATGRSAAAAANSVVNSSYFSKGAFWLSGALNRAATAAADLGSRGAQPHQ, encoded by the exons ATGGATGCAGAAGGGTATGATGTAGAAGTTACAGGCCTATCTCCTAAAACTACGGAGACGGATCTTTACGACTTTTTCTCCTTTTCGGGTTCTATTCACCGTGTTGAACTTGTCAG GTCGGGTGATTATGCGTGTACCGCATATGTGACATTCAAGAATGCATATTCTCAAGAGACCGCTGTCTTGCTTAGT GGTGCCACGATTTTGGACCAACGTGTATGCATAACACGCTGGGGACACTATGTAGATGAATTCGATATGTGGAACAGTCCTTCAGCAAGAGTTGAAGATGAAACGGAAACAACT AACGACCCAGGGAGAAGTCAATATGTTCCTAGTGCTGGAGAAGCAGTAGCTATGGCTCAGGGAGTCGTCAAGGACATGGTGGCCAAGGGAAAATACACGCTGGGGAAGGCGAAAGCTTTTGATGAGTCTCACCAAGTTACTGCAACTGCTGCAGCTAAGGTTGCAGAGTTAACGGAGAGAATTGGGCTTGCGGATAAGATTTTTGCGGGTATGGAAGCTGTTAAAGCTGTGGATCAGAAGTACCATGTGTGTGATGTGACCAAATCGGCGGTGTCAGCAACCGGAAGAAgtgctgctgctgctgcaaaCAGTGTGGTAAACAGTAGCTATTTCTCCAAGGGAGCGTTTTGGTTGTCGGGTGCTTTGAATCGAGCAGCCACTGCTGCTGCTGATTTGGGTAGCCGGGGTGCTCAACCGCACCAATAA
- the LOC126688310 gene encoding transcription factor PRE6, producing MSSRRSRSSRQSGVSRISDDQIIDLVSKLQQLIPEIRSSRSSKVCASKVLQETCSYIRSLHQEVDDLSDRLSELLASTDLNSAQAAIIRSLFME from the exons ATGTCAAGCAGGAGATCTCGTAGTTCAAGGCAATCCGGTGTTTCGAGGATTTCCGATGATCAGATTATCGATCTTGTTTCGAAGTTGCAACAACTTATTCCAGAGATTCGCAGTAGTCGCTCCAGCAAG GTGTGTGCATCAAAGGTTCTGCAAGAAACATGCAGCTATATAAGAAGTTTACATCAAGAAGTCGACGATCTTAGCGACCGTTTATCCGAACTCTTGGCTTCAACTGACTTAAATAGTGCTCAAGCAGCAATAATTAGAAGCTTGTTCATGGAATAG